agaaccaataagatatttcctttttgtttatgattgttctcCTGTTATTATGTTTAAATGATTTAACTGTTGAATATTTTCGCTTTCAAGAATGGTTAGTTTCAATCAAGACAGTTTCTGCTTTTGTTTATCTACATTATTCATATTTCTAAGCTGGTTTAGGTATATtcaaaggatatttcattttttatttcgttCGCCAGGAAACAAAGATTGGTTTTTGTCCGCCTGTCTTGCCTCtttatttttttagagagagagagagagagagagagagagagagagagagagagagagagagagagagagagagactagaattgGAGAAATTTATCTTAGGGGAGAGGAAAGGAGATATGTGTTATACTTTTTAATGTCGAATAAAGGAGATATTTTTAGACTGGGCAGCCCTAAACAGAAAAAGGCTAATATCAGAGACTCATCCCCAGAATAAGGAATCATGAAAGcacatcttccttttttttttacttctccaaTCTTTGATAACTGTTATGATTGTAGAAAAAAAGTCACCTCCACAaacagttctactgattcaactacccgattaggaagatcgttccacaacttggtaacacctggaataaaaatttctagaatactgtgtagtatatatatatatatatatatatatatatatatatatatactgtatatatatatatgtgtatatatatacacacacacacacatatatatatatatatatatatatatatatatatatatatatgtatatatgtatatatatacacacatatatatatacacacacatatatatatattatatatatatatacacatatatatatatagtatatatatatatatatatatatatatatatatatatatatatatatatatatatatatgtatatatgtatatatatacacacatatatatatacacacacatatatatatattatatatatatatatgtatatatatacacatatatatatagtatatatatatatatatatatatatatatatatatatatatatatatatatatatatatatatatatatatactacacagtattctagaaatttttattccaggtgtgaccaagttgtggaacgatcttcctaatcgggtagttgaatcagtagaactgttTGTGGGTGTGACATTTTTCTACAATCATAAGTCATCAAAgattggagaaataaaaaaaaaaaggaagatgccACATCTCCTTCTGTGATGAAGTTGTGTAAGTGTCAATTGCCTTGTCTATTTCCAGAGTAATTACCGATTTGATCTGGAACCATGCGTGTAGTTTGGTGGTCTACTTAATGCACCGAAGGTtgtagtacaagaggaaggccaaggtttgggtggatggatggagtgaaggaagctctgggtgataggaggatagatgtgagagaggcaagagagcgtgctagaaataggaatgaatggcgagcgattgtgacgcagttccggtaggccctgctgcttcctccggtgccttagatgaccgcggaggtagcagcagtaggggattcagcattatgaagcttcatctgtggtggataatgtgggagggtgggctgtggaaccctaactgtaccagctgaactcggttgagtcccttgtcaggctgggaggaacgtagagagtagaggtcccctttttgttttgtttcatttgttgatgtcggctaccccccaaaattaggggaagtgccttggtatatgtatgtatgatgtataactTTTATTAAAACGACCGTTGTCCCGTGCCTTTTGGATTGAAGATACTGCTCTTAACCACCTCTTAGTACATTGCTTTCACCATTTTGTATTGTGGCTGGTATGACGCAATGCCCATTTACATACTTTTACGAGTTTATTTCTCGctctccgtcagacactaaaagtctgttcaggtgggccttggtgtgtgaaaaaataatttctttccagttaatattttgctctgtatcgttatcagttattttgctagcatttgtattcaggcttaatagtgttcaggtcactattataacactttctaaaaagataagtcttcaggtttttcttgaaagctgccacattattgctattcttgacatcaagtggaaggtcattgaagagtctcggtgcagcataactgaacgttcttcctcctattgcatgatatATGCAATTGCTGTAAGCATTAGGTATTTTGAAGTTTTGACAACTGTTTTATGACTCAATAAAGTTGATCATAATGATAAATTGGCAATAGATTGGATAGCTATTTTTTAATATTAGAAGTCAATGTATATGATAAACGGAAAGAAGAGTCATTCTATAGTTGTTTAGTCGTAACTCTTTCTTAACTTCCTAGTGTGTTCAGGATGAGGAAGCAAGAGAGGGGAACATCACCGCTGGCTTTctaatgatgataatcatcatcatttcagccttcaaaagtcctttgttggatgtaggccttccccaggttcctccacagatttctatcgcaagctattctgtgccactgttgcttatgttggtctaagtcatctcgtcagcgggttttttgtcttcctcggtttcttgtgtatcctcggggtgtccagaaggttgttcgtgatgtccatcgggtgtctgtcatcctggcaatgtgccctgcccagttccatttgagcttgttaattgtttcaaggatatccattactttagttttttgacgtatccattaaGCTGTTTCTAATGATACGTTGTATAATTGATGTGTAATTTCGCAATGCGTTGCTGCCGAGACTTGCGCTTCGAGGAACTGGTCGTTTCCCGTTAAATTCTTAATTGTTATCGGCAACCCATTTAAGGAATTGATAGCTATGTATCAACAAATAGTTGCATATTGCCAACAAGAaggatgaaatttaaaaaaaaatattccagtggCTAAAATTTACGGCGAAAATTGACTAGTGAGGCAATAAGAACcagagcaaaggaaaaataaattgccATGAATAAGAAAATCCTTCACCATTAAAATTTCAGAACCTCGTCAATGAATACTAAAATGTAAACGTGCCAGTCTTTATAATTAAAATGCTGGAACAATTGACAAATCCAATTCAATAAAAACACATcaagtgaaaataaaattcaataacgTAGACAAGACGAAATAAATCAGAAatgcttgttttacctgaaaaccaaaACTTTGCCACATcacataaaatttttttaaaattttaatgtctTACTGAGaaatctgtctatttacacttgtttaAAAAACACATGGCATTTAGTGTTCAGTCTAAAAGTGGTAACGTTTTTACATTTGTTATGTGCTAATCATTTGTTTTGATTTCCTTTTCAACAAGGCTGTGGTGTTATCTGTTATTTATACAAGTTTTTGCTGGTatgggtaaatgtgtaggagagctcgcggaagatcttgaagaatttaaacacctacaattcactattatatcatatagaacgcttatataatagtcaatatatgagcagttGCTATTTAACGAAGAtacgtgtgtatagttatgtttcacttggaatttttctaagtgtttgtttttgtttactgtgtgatgtcttggctaaaatgagctgtttcaccgccttactgcgtatggtagactagttctcaatgctattctaaccaataacaggtgttttcttgacgtcacactgtttgaaaaccaatcatggcggtttttacaaatctagccaatgctgacacttattacttcacttatccctgctatttttccaccagttaccacagtttacgtgaagttccgcggaggaatatttttgcacgtctcggatctcccttcaaactgaaaagctcattttttgcacgtctcggatctcccttcaaactgaaaagctcattttgccgtgaagtatggagcaattagcaggaccttcatcccgttccgactgtgtcacttgtgacattTGCTTtgtttcttatggggatttttgtgtacattattcagggaaagttgatttgctaattgcatttgctcaacgtcatggtttgattttggcagagaaaaagtgccctaattgtgaaaatgtgtgccgtatagattacaacaaattagcattccggtgtgatcgtagtgtggttactcgtgggaaaaggaagaggaggtgccattttttcgtgtcttgtttcaaaggtacatggtttggaaacgcaaagttagatattgagactaatttgaagtttgtgttcctttttttgcaaaaggcgttttcatttgaatttgtttcgtttgaactgaaactcaataatCACACTATCGTTGATTGGTGTTCGTTTTGCCGTGAGGTGCTTATTTCTTGGGGTCTGAGACGTTCTCGGAAAATTGGAGGCCCTGGATTAACCGTTGAAATTGATGAATCAAAATTTGGCAAGCGCAAGTACAATGTTGGACACGTCATAGAGGGTCAGTGGGTGTTTGGTGGTATCTGCCGTGAAACCCGGGATTTATTTGTTGTGCCGGTGAAAGACCGCTCCGCTGAAACATTACTGGCTATTATCCGCCAGTATATAGCAGAAGGTACCACGGTGATATCGGATTGTTGGAAGGCATATAATTGTTTAGAAAAAGAAGGTTATAAGCACCTCACGGTTAATCATAGTGTTAATTTTGTTGACCCAGTTACAGGTGCTCATACTAACACCATAGAACGTACCTGGAGAGGCACCAAGGCCCTGGTCCCCAAATACGGAAGAAGAAAAGGTCATTTTGTGGGGTATTTGGCCGTGGCCTACTTTAAATTGGCCATAACTGATCCTGCCAAAAGtcttcatcacttcctcctggcagcagcagatttgtatccacctacaccataacagtaaggtatgtggtagtttgcagtttacgttaacgttgtgtaacctcattaatagtcgaaatatcgacgatcaaactcacgctactcttgtcttccctgaattttctaagtctgttgttattgttgactgtcttatttttgctcaaatgagccctgtaaccactataatctgcagacaaactagtgcactatgacgcccccccccccctgtggcctaggtaggggtacagggccccataggctaggttaggtgggtgtcttaggttcggtggtgccctgaaaattactgtggccttaagggggggggggtcgcaccggtaggcctaggtaggggtacatggcccccagggtagggtaggtagttgtattaggttcggtagtgccccgaaaaatcacttttctcctcctccccccacccaaaaaccccgcttcccactggggtcccccataattgtagtagtaggtttatgcttacattttctgtgtaagagttatgtggttgtaggaggattatctcacagtttcaaggtaactgtagctctaatttactgttttctttcgttttctacttttagaaacttttaaatcgagcgcggaggtctcctacacaattaccctgGTATGTTTTCTCATAAGGTGGAATCTTTATTTGAAGCAATTTGTTTTAGTCGAATGATATTTAAAAAAGGATAGTAATCTCATACAATTCTATTTTTTCCCATAGAAGGGTGATAGACTGCTAGGGGCATCTCGCACTACAATACTAGTTTTGACACAATTAAAATTTTTTAGTAAACTAGATAATGAGTTTCGTTACTTGAAGTTTGTTTACTTGACACTGAAAATAATTAAATACCAAGTGAATCTTGATTTGTTTCGTGTCTACGACATCTTCAagcagactgattttttttttagatattttcaatgCTTATAAGTCCAACTTTACCAGAGCAAGTTGCCAGTACTCTGAAATATTGTCACATCAATTGACGCTTTTATTTGTACAAATGAATTGGAATCTCTTTGGCTATATTAGGAAAATCTCAGaagatcaatgtttttttttttttttctttcctgcagTGTCCTTTGGAGCAACTTTTCTGTAGGACGTTTTTTCAAGCAGATTTTCACTAAATATTTTTTCAGTCGGCTATCATGTAGGTTTTCGTATGGTATGTACAGGGAAAATTTATTCATACCTGTAGGAAATATAAGAAGACTTCGCCCTGATATAAAACAATGCCGTCCTTTATGAATgtgagtagttttatatatatatatatatatatatatatatatatatatatatatatatatatatatatatatatttatatatatgtatatgtagttaaTCTGTGTGCGTTGAACTGCTGTTCAAACAAATAATTCTCAACTTGTTAGATTTATTGTTGACTCCAAAATAGCAACTCAGGAGGAATTCTAGTCATTAAATCAAGATCTCCTCGAAAATTGCTGTCTTTATTTCCCATAGCCAAGGATGAATGTGTAATAGATATTACCcacaccaaaaataataataagaaaacttcAAGAGTGGAAATTATAAGCCTGGTATAAGTAGGATTCAAACAAAGGAGTGGCGGTGATAATAAATCATGCTTTTCCTATCACTCTGGAAAGGGGCTTTGCTCAGGATTCGTGATAATGAACGAAATATATTCAGATGACAGGAGACCTTCGTGGTATTATTAATCTCATGTATGTTTTCAAAACATTTATTATGTTCGTAATAtcatagatataaaaaataaataaatcttgcatatggacattatattatgtatattgtttATCATACTCTATAttaaaaaagtatgtatatatatgtatgtatatatatatttatatatatatataaatatgtatatatatatatatatatatgtatatatataaatatgtatatatataaatatatatatatatatatatatatataaatatgtatatatataaatatgtatatatataaatatatatatatatatatatatatatatatatatatatataaatatatgtatgtatacatgtatatatataaatatgtatatatataatatatatatatatatatgtatatatatatatatatatatatatatatatatattgttatcatgaacgtatatacactttacacaattgcatatatatatatatatatatatatatatatatatatatatatatatatgtatatatatacatatataaatattcagtaaaGTCATTATCGTTTAGTTTCCATCAATTGAAAAGACAGTATAATCACTgaaaatatctcaaaattaaaTGCAAAGTACCTTACTATCACGGAAAATAAACAAAGCAGTAAAATTCTATTTACTTTCAGAAATAAATATCGAGCAAAATTATGTCCCTTTAATTACTAATAGTTGTCTTTATATAACGAAATAGTAATTCATATTAACCCAATTTAGATTTACAAGGCCTGATATATCATCTGTAACgtcgaaaaaaaaatttcataattggtATCTTGAAAAGTCAATAAGATTATTACCCTTATTGTCATCTATAAGATTCAGGCCCTTCAATTATTGCAAAGACTAAATACCTTCATgatcccttctttctttctttcttcaactCTTCCTTTGACGTAACAAACTTACctgaaaaaagataaaattattagtTAAATATTGTAGGTTAAGTTAGCTGCGATTTAAAATAcagaatatcttttttattttttctgtaactcTTTACTGAAATGGGTATTATAGGATATTTGAAGGTTTTAAGTAGTTGGTTTATATTTCAGAACATtgggacctttattattattattattattattattattattattattattattattattatcattattattattatcatcatcatcatcatctaagccagTGTTATCATTTTACGACAAAATGGAACACCAATATAAAATTCTACAAAGAAcccccttctattattattattatcattattattattattgttattattattattattacttgctaagctacaaccttagttggaaaagcgggatgctataatcccaagggctccaacacggaaaatagcccagtgagttaaggaaataaggaataactaCAAAcgaggtttaagaacaataacattgaaataaatctttcacacatattttaaagtttttcataTGTATCTTATTTAATTCATTCGCTTTTTTATATTTACTCTTGCTGTTGTTATGGGGCTGTAATGCGTGACAGGATATGCGTAGAAATACATCATggcagatcttgttattaatgactatataacaagtgaagtagcaatgcaataggTTTAGTTTACGGCATTTGCCTAAGAGATTCAAACATACCAaactggaattaccggcttttgttgtatataaaccgactggtgAAGCAGTTATAAAACACAAAATTTCTACTTGAC
The sequence above is a segment of the Palaemon carinicauda isolate YSFRI2023 unplaced genomic scaffold, ASM3689809v2 scaffold1112, whole genome shotgun sequence genome. Coding sequences within it:
- the LOC137635296 gene encoding uncharacterized protein; its protein translation is MEQLAGPSSRSDCVTCDICFVSYGDFCVHYSGKVDLLIAFAQRHGLILAEKKCPNCENVCRIDYNKLAFRCDRSVVTRGKRKRRCHFFVSCFKGTWFGNAKLDIETNLKFVFLFLQKAFSFEFVSFELKLNNHTIVDWCSFCREVLISWGLRRSRKIGGPGLTVEIDESKFGKRKYNVGHVIEGQWVFGGICRETRDLFVVPVKDRSAETLLAIIRQYIAEGTTVISDCWKAYNCLEKEGYKHLTVNHSVNFVDPVTGAHTNTIERTWRGTKALVPKYGRRKGHFVGYLAVAYFKLAITDPAKSLHHFLLAAADLYPPTP